The proteins below are encoded in one region of Hordeum vulgare subsp. vulgare chromosome 3H, MorexV3_pseudomolecules_assembly, whole genome shotgun sequence:
- the LOC123444678 gene encoding beta-glucosidase 2-like — protein sequence MGAAATAFFYLLLSLWVQDATAADPGFTRSDFPRGFVFGAGTSAYQYEGAVAEDGRSPSNWDTFTHAGKISDKSTGDVAADGYHKYMEDVKLMSETGLEAYRFSISWSRLIPNGRGAVNPKGLQYYNNLIDELVNHGIQVHITLYHLDLPHILEDEYGGWLSPRIVEDFTAYADVCFREFGDRVASWTTVNEPNIAILASYDIAIFPPGRCSDPFGATKCSTGDSSVEPYIAAHNTLMAHASVVRLYRQKYQPKQKGIVGINIYSYWSYPLTNTTVDLEATQRCKDFLYGWILEPLMFGDYPQVMKKNVGSRLPPFTKVQSELIKGSIDFIGINHYFSVYVNDRHLHTGVRDYTADMSIDSRGTRTGPPAGKGHPRDTTSDPKGLQLALEYLKETYGNRPIYVQENGMESAHDGLDDTDRMDYLSSYMKSMLKAMRNGANVRGYFAWAFMDLFELLGGYQSRYGLYRVDFADERLPRQARLSARWYSSFLKHNGTSALVLRTPVNQALNSVS from the exons ATGGGTGCTGCTGCTACTGCCTTCTTCTACCTCCTGCTGTCCCTCTGGGTTCAGGATGCAACTGCGGCCGATCCTGGCTTCACAAGAAGTGATTTTCCACGGGGATTCGTCTTCGGAGCCGGAACCTCGGCATATCAA TATGAAGGTGCTGTTGCTGAGGATGGCAGGAGCCCAAGCAATTGGGACACTTTCACTCACGCAG GCAAAATATCAGACAAAAGCACGGGAGATGTTGCTGCAGATGGGTACCACAAATACATG GAGGATGTCAAGCTCATGTCTGAGACAGGCCTAGAGGCCtataggttctccatctcctggtcAAGGCTCATTCCAA ATGGTCGCGGAGCTGTCAATCCAAAAGGGCTACAGTACTACAATAACCTCATTGATGAGCTAGTGAATCATG GAATTCAAGTCCACATCACACTTTACCATCTAGATCTCCCTCATATTCTCGAAGATGAGTATGGTGGATGGTTAAGCCCCAGAATTGT CGAAGATTTCACAGCATATGCAGATGTTTGCTTCAGGGAGTTTGgagatagggttgcatcttggacGACAGTGAATGAGCCAAACATAGCTATATTGGCCTCTTATGATATTGCTATATTCCCTCCTGGTCGTTGCTCGGATCCATTTGGAGCAACAAAGTGCAGCACTGGGGACTCCAGTGTGGAACCATACATAGCAGCTCATAATACCCTTATGGCACATGCATCAGTTGTCAGATTGTACAGACAAAAATATCAA CCCAAGCAAAAAGGAATCGTTGGCATAAACATCTACTCCTATTGGAGTTATCCACTGACAAATACCACCGTGGATCTAGAAGCAACTCAGAGATGTAAAGATTTTTTGTATGGCtg GATACTAGAGCCATTGATGTTTGGGGACTACCCACAAGTAATGAAGAAGAATGTCGGCTCTCGCCTTCCACCCTTCACAAAAGTTCAGTCTGAACTTATCAAGGGTTCCATAGATTTTATTGGAATAAATCACTACTTTTCTGTCTACGTGAATGATCGCCATCTACATACAGGTGTTCGAGACTACACCGCAGACATGTCAATTGATTCAAGAG GTACTAGGACAGGCCCGCCAGCTGGTAAG GGTCACCCAAGAGACACTACTAGTGATCCCAAAGGGTTGCAACTTGCACTGGAGTACCTAAAAGAAACCTACGGGAACCGTCCTATCTATGTCCAAGAGAATG GTATGGAATCTGCCCACGACGGTCTAGATGACACCGACAGGATGGATTACCTGAGCAGCTACATGAAGAGCATGCTAAAGGCGATGAG GAATGGAGCTAACGTGAGAGGCTACTTCGCCTGGGCGTTCATGGACCTGTTCGAGCTCCTGGGGGGTTACCAGTCGAGGTACGGGCTGTACCGTGTTGACTTCGCCGACGAGAGGCTGCCGCGGCAAGCTAGGCTCTCAGCTCGCTGGTACTCCAGCTTCCTCAAGCACAATGGAACCTCTGCGCTGGTGTTGAGAACGCCGGTGAACCAGGCGCTGAACTCGGTGTCCTGA